The genomic stretch ATGTTCAGCGGATACGGCACTAAGAGACATAAAAGATTTAATTGAAAAAGGAATTCTACAGCAAGAAGAATCAGGAGGTCGGAGTACAAATTATGAATTGACAGAAGAATGGAGAATGCACTAGCTACAACATGCGGTCATAAAGCATTGTGGTTTAGGTGGTTATTCGAGCGTATTCTCTCGCATCAAAGTATGTTATATTTTGATAAGAAGGTAGCTCCGAAATCCCCAACATTTCAAACCGCTAACCGTTGTAGTGTCATTGGGCTCCCTTAGCGGCATTAGCATCGAGCCATGGGTAGTAGCGGTTGATGTGATAACTGGCGAAATATCGTAAAGAAAGAGGGATTTTGATAACATAGCAGACTGATTGAAAATGAGAATACAAAGTCATAACTTGATAAGCGAAGCAAAGGCAAGCTTGCTTAGCCGCACGCTCGAATTATCAAGTTATAGAGACACCCAATCAGATCAACCATTCGAGGATTATAAAGCGTATGCTAAATGCTAATAAGGATAAATCTTTAAGCGAATATTTCCGGCAGAATTTCCTGGTTAAACACAAGTGTATAGACCAAAAATTCTTCCGATGACTCGCTGCTAATAACGAAAATATGCAGGCATTCCAACGCCACAGAACATTATACATACCCAATTTTGCATGTCACGCCTTTTGCAGAAACAGCAAAAGATCGTGCCATTTAAACAGTGTATGTACTTTACGTGTGTAATTTAAACACTGCAATAGAAACTAACTTGCTAAAGGTGAAATATGAACTCATAATATACGGATTGATAGCTTTTATATTATTATGCATAAAGGGAGTTTATGAGAAGTGAAAAAATAAAGAGAATGATTATGAAGATAAATTCTAATATGAACAAAATTAAATCCTACCTAAAAGAACTTACAATAGTTACAATTGGTGTTTTGATTGCATTAGTAATAAGCAATTTTAAAGAAAATAATCAAGCAAGAGATTATTATAATTCTTCAATCGAAACTGTAAAAAATGAAGTTGAAGTAAACTACTCTATTTTGAAAAATATTATTGAAGACCAGACCAGGTTGCTAGATACAATTAACAAACATAGTGCTGACGATATTACAATAAGTGACCTGATTGTTGAAAAAGGAGGAGGATTA from Bacteroidota bacterium encodes the following:
- a CDS encoding DUF4172 domain-containing protein; translated protein: CSADTALRDIKDLIEKGILQQEESGGRSTNYELTEEWRMH